One window of the Trifolium pratense cultivar HEN17-A07 linkage group LG2, ARS_RC_1.1, whole genome shotgun sequence genome contains the following:
- the LOC123907623 gene encoding probable LRR receptor-like serine/threonine-protein kinase At3g47570 — protein MKPYIFLLPMSWYAYLHLLDLITLTLMCFGPNRTLTMELGNQTDHLALLQFKQLISNDPYGILDSWNSSTHFCNWQGIICNAKHQRVTKLKLEGYKLHGSISPYVGNLSHMRFLNLRNNKFYGNIPQELGRLSRLRYFLLLNNLLAGEFPINLTKCYELKTIDLQGNNLIGKIPSQIGSLQKLQVFYIGRNNLSGKIPPSISNLSSIVIFSMGENDLVGNIPREMCFLKQLKLIAVHVNKLSGTFPSCLYNMSSLIMISAAYNNVNGTLPPNMFHTLPNLQMFLIGENNFSGHIPTSIANASTLTKFDIVKNHFLGQLSNLGKLQSVRVLSLGYNNLGDNSTKDLEFLNSLTNCSKLQMLQLSNNNFGGSLQNSIGNLSTTLDQLHFGVNQIYGQIPIELGNLINLSLLTLDYNKFQGTIPTTFGKFRKIQILELYGNNLSGVIPSFIGNLSQVYALGLDENMFEGNIPPNIGNCQKLQYLTLSQNNLKGVIPLEIFNISSLSNTLDLSHNSLSGSLPKEVGMLKNIDWLDVSENHLSGDIPGTIGECISLEYLNLKGNSFRGIIPSSLASLKGLQSLDLSRNQLTGAIPKSLQNFSFLKHFNVSFNMLEGEVPTDGVFGNATQVAIIGNNKLCGGISQLHLPPCLIKGRKHAKHHKFRLIAVIVSVVSFLLILSFIITMYWMRKRNLKRHLDSPTIDQLAKVSYQDLDRGTDGFSTRNLIGSGTFGSVYRGNLVSEDNVVAVKVLKLQKKGARKSFFVECNVLRNIRHRNLVKVLTCCSSTDYKGQEFKAVVFDYMKNGSLEQWLHPEILNAETPTSLDLSLRLNIIIDVASALHYLHEECEQLVIHCDLKPSNVLLDEDMVAHVSDFGISRLVSSICGNSSTIGIKGSVGYAPPEYGMGSEVSTCGDMYSFGILMLEMLTGRRPTDEVFKDGQNLHNFVAISFPDNLGNICYPHIISRDAKVTEDGSIENLECLVSLFRIGLSCSMESSKERMNIVDVTRDLSIIKKTYLTGFRTHN, from the exons ATGAAACCTTATATTTTCTTATTACCCATGTCTTGGTACGCATACCTTCATTTGCTTGATCTTATTACCTTAACCTTAATGTGTTTTGGTCCAAACAGAACTTTGACAATGGAACTAGGAAACCAAACCGATCATTTGGCTTTGCTTCAATTCAAGCAACTAATATCTAATGATCCATATGGCATCCTAGATTCTTGGAATAGTTCAACCCACTTTTGCAACTGGCAAGGAATCATATGCAATGCCAAGCATCAAAGAGTTACGAAGTTGAAGTTGGAAGGATACAAGTTGCATGGATCCATATCTCCATATGTTGGCAATCTCTCTCATATGAGATTCCTTAACCTTAGAAACAACAAATTCTACGGAAACATTCCACAAGAATTGGGCCGTTTGTCACGATTACGGTATTTCCTTCTACTCAACAACTTATTGGCAGGGGAATTTCCTATAAACTTGACAAAGTGCTATGAGCTCAAAACCATAGACTTACAAGGAAACAATTTGATTGGCAAAATACCTAGTCAAATTGGTTCTCTTCAAAAGCTTCAAGTTTTCTATATCGGAAGAAACAATTTATCTGGAAAAATCCCACCATCCATAAGTAATCTATCATCCATTGTTATTTTTTCGATGGGTGAAAATGACTTGGTGGGAA atATTCCGCGAGAAATGTGTTTCCTAAAACAGTTGAAGTTAATAGCAGTGCATGTCAATAAATTGTCGGGTACATTTCCTTCTTGTCTTTATAATATGTCATCTCTTATTATGATCTCAGCTGCATACAATAATGTTAATGGAACTCTTCCACCCAATATGTTTCACACTCTTCCCAATCTCCAAATGTTTTTAATCGGAGAAAATAATTTCTCAGGTCATATACCCACTTCCATTGCAAATGCTTCTACTTTGACAAAATTTGATATTGTTAAAAACCATTTTCTCGGACAACTTTCAAATCTAGGTAAGCTACAAAGTGTGAGGGTGCTAAGTTTGGGTTACAACAATTTAGGAGACAATTCCACAAAGGATTTGGAGTTTTTAAACTCATTGACAAATTGTAGTAAGTTGCAAATGCTCCAATtgtcaaataataattttggagGTAGTTTGCAAAATTCTATAGGCAATTTGTCCACCACACTTGATCAATTACATTTCGGGGTTAATCAAATATATGGACAAATTCCTATAGAATTAGGAAATCTAATTAACTTGAGTCTCTTGACATTGGACTATAATAAATTCCAAGGAACAATTCCAACTACTTTTGGAAAATTTCGAAAGATACAAATATTAGAATTGTACGGAAACAATTTATCAGGGGTTATACCATCTTTCATAGGCAACCTTAGTCAAGTTTATGCTTTGGGACTAGATGAAAATATGTTTGAAGGTAATATTCCTCCAAATATTGGAAATTGTCAAAAATTACAATACTTAACTCTTTCACAAAACAACCTCAAAGGAGTCATACCCTTAGAGATTTTTAACATTTCATCATTATCAAACACACTAGACTTGTCACATAACTCATTGAGTGGTAGCTTACCAAAAGAAGTGGGTATGCTAAAAAATATTGATTGGTTAGATGTCTCTGAGAATCATTTGTCGGGTGACATTCCTGGAACCATTGGTGAATGCATAAGTTTAGAATATCTTAATTTGAAAGGGAACTCCTTTAGAGGAATCATACCATCCTCTTTGGCATCACTCAAAGGTCTTCAAAGTTTAGATCTATCTAGAAATCAATTGACTGGGGCAATTCCAAAAAGTTTGCAAAATTTTTCTTTCCTAAAACATTTCAATGTTTCTTTCAACATGTTGGAAGGTGAGGTACCGACAGATGGTGTATTTGGAAATGCAACTCAAGTGGCAATTATTGGAAACAATAAGCTTTGTGGTGGTATTTCACAGCTGCATCTACCACCATGCCTTATCAAGGGTAGGAAACATGCAAAACACCATAAATTCAGGTTGATAGCAGTGATCGTTAGTGTGGTTTCTTTTCTTCTCATACTTTCATTTATCATAACTATGTACTGGATGAGGAAAAGAAATCTAAAACGACATTTGGATTCACCAACAATTGATCAACTAGCTAAGGTTTCGTACCAAGACTTAGATCGAGGAACGGATGGTTTCTCAACTAGAAATTTGATCGGATCAGGAACTTTTGGTTCTGTTTACAGAGGAAATCTTGTTTCAGAAGATAATGTTGTTGCTGTGAAAGTCCTTAAACTCCAAAAGAAGGGAGCTCGCAAGAGTTTCTTTGTTGAATGTAATGTGCTCAGAAACATTAGACACCGGAATTTAGTTAAGGTTTTAACATGTTGTTCTAGTACAGATTACAAAGGTCAAGAATTTAAAGCTGTAGTTTTTGATTACATGAAAAATGGAAGCTTAGAACAATGGTTGCATCCTGAGATTTTAAATGCAGAGACTCCAACATCACTGGACCTCAGTCTTAGATTAAACATCATTATTGATGTTGCTTCTGCATTACATTATCTTCATGAAGAATGTGAGCAATTGGTCATTCATTGTGATCTAAAGCCAAGCAATGTCCTTCTTGATGAAGACATGGTTGCTCATGTGAGTGATTTTGGCATATCAAGACTTGTCTCATCCATTTGTGGTAATAGTAGTACAATTGGAATCAAAGGGAGTGTTGGCTATGCTCCTCCAG AGTATGGAATGGGTTCTGAAGTGTCCACGTGTGGTGACATGTATAGCTTTGGAATCCTTATGTTGGAAATGCTTACCGGTAGAAGACCCACTGATGAAGTTTTCAAAGATGGTCAAAATCTGCATAACTTTGTTGCAATTTCATTTCCTGATAATCTTGGAAATATTTGTTACCCACATATTATATCAAGAGATGCAAAAGTGACAGAAGATGGAAGCATTGAAAATTTGGAGTGCTTAGTTTCTCTTTTTAGGATTGGACTTAGTTGTTCAATGGAATCATCGAAGGAAAGAATGAATATTGTGGATGTCACTAGAGACCTTAGCATAATCAAAAAGACCTATCTCACTG GTTTTCGCACTCATAATTAG
- the LOC123907625 gene encoding putative receptor-like protein kinase At3g47110 has translation MAGDHMQSQASKSYKIEVAWIHISICWQSLTYQIPQPWRQQLNIPQELGHLLRLRYFFLNNNLLSGEFPINLTNCSELKTMHLGGNKLIGKIPSQIGSLVKHQALSMEKNNVSGKIPPFIRNISSLNIFSIDFNNLVRYIPKEMCFLKQLKIIAVHVNKLSGHIPTSIANASTLTTLGFGTNHFVGQVPNLGKLQSLRFLNLEDNNLGDNSTKDLEFLNSLTNCSKLQSLSLGYNNFGGSLQNSVGNLSITVDQLRLGGNQIYGQIPIELEI, from the exons ATGGCAGGGGATCATATGCAGTCCCAAGCATCAAAGAGTTACAAAATTGAAGTTGCATGGATCCATATCTCCATATGTTGGCAATCTCTCACATATCAGATTCCTCAACCTTGGAGACAACAACTTAACATTCCACAAGAATTGGGTCATTTGTTAAGATTAAGGTACTTCTTTCTAAACAACAACTTGTTGTCCGGAGAATTTCCTATAAACTTGACAAATTGCTCGGAGCTCAAAACTATGCACTTAGGTGGAAACAAACTGATTGGCAAAATACCTAGTCAAATTGGATCTCTTGTAAAGCATCAAGCTCTTTCCATGGAAAAAAACAATGTGTCAGGAAAAATTCCACCATTCATAAGGAATATTTCATCCCTTAATATTTTTTCGATCGATTTTAATAACTTGGTGCGATATATTCCGAAAGAAATGTGTTTCCTAAAACAGTTGAAGATTATAGCAGTTCATGTCAACAAATTGTCAG GTCATATACCCACTTCCATTGCAAATGCTTCTACTTTGACAACACTTGGCTTTGGTACAAACCATTTTGTCGGACAAGTTCCAAATCTAGGTAAGCTACAAAGTCTTAGATTCCTTAATTTGGAAGACAACAATTTAGGAGACAATTCCACAAAGGATTTGGAGTTTTTAAACTCATTGACAAATTGTAGTAAGTTGCAATCACTCTCTTTAGGCTATAATAATTTTGGAGGTAGTTTGCAAAATTCTGTAGGTAATTTGTCCATCACAGTTGATCAATTACGTTTAGGGGGTAATCAAATATATGGACAAATTCCTATAGAATTAGAAATCTAA